The following are from one region of the Segatella oris genome:
- a CDS encoding putative toxin-antitoxin system toxin component, PIN family, whose translation MRIVLDTNCLIQSVSPRSKYHAVWESFVSGENRLCITNEIIEEYIEILQKLVGYEVSEYIVKTIINSPFTEFFTPYYHFELIKADPDDNKFVDCAIVARARYVVTNDHHYDVLKEIPFPKVQIISIQDFMKVVGGL comes from the coding sequence ATGCGCATAGTACTTGATACAAATTGCCTGATACAAAGCGTGTCACCTCGCAGCAAATACCATGCTGTGTGGGAGTCCTTTGTATCGGGAGAAAATCGACTTTGCATAACAAATGAAATCATTGAAGAGTATATTGAGATTCTCCAAAAGCTTGTAGGATATGAGGTTTCAGAGTATATTGTGAAGACTATTATCAACAGTCCATTTACAGAATTCTTCACACCTTATTATCATTTTGAACTTATCAAGGCTGATCCTGATGACAATAAGTTTGTTGATTGTGCGATTGTTGCCCGTGCAAGATATGTTGTAACCAATGATCATCACTATGATGTACTAAAAGAAATTCCATTCCCTAAAGTGCAGATTATCTCCATTCAGGATTTTATGAAAGTTGTAGGTGGCTTGTAA
- a CDS encoding YaaA family protein, whose amino-acid sequence MQIILASAKNMNAKTAVKVPIETQPAYEATAERFALEMSSWPVETLAEAFHCSMSIALENQLRFQSFFNDDEKMPALLAYNGHAYKYLQAPSFSEADFRFAQSHLFITSFLYGLLRPSDKIHPYRMEAKVHLHAAEDQNMFAFWRSRLTDALIEAVKKDDGVLIHLATEEYEHLFDWKRVCREVKVVQPLFYVEKGDSMKVVSVYAKRCRGAMTRCIIQNKWHQPDELLAFNEAGFSYQPHYGDELHPHFIFKQT is encoded by the coding sequence AGTGCCTATAGAGACTCAACCTGCCTATGAAGCCACGGCCGAACGCTTTGCCTTGGAAATGAGTTCGTGGCCTGTGGAAACGTTGGCTGAAGCCTTTCATTGCAGCATGTCGATAGCTTTAGAGAATCAGTTGCGCTTTCAGAGTTTCTTCAATGACGATGAAAAAATGCCTGCTTTGTTAGCCTACAACGGTCATGCTTACAAGTACCTGCAGGCACCTTCGTTCTCTGAAGCCGACTTCCGATTTGCCCAAAGCCACCTGTTTATCACGTCATTCCTGTATGGTCTGCTGCGTCCGTCAGACAAAATCCATCCTTATCGCATGGAGGCCAAGGTGCATCTTCACGCTGCTGAAGACCAAAACATGTTTGCCTTCTGGCGCTCACGCCTTACAGATGCACTCATCGAAGCCGTTAAGAAAGATGATGGTGTGCTGATACATTTGGCTACCGAGGAATATGAACATCTCTTCGATTGGAAACGCGTTTGCCGCGAAGTAAAGGTTGTTCAGCCCCTGTTCTACGTGGAGAAAGGCGACAGCATGAAGGTCGTTTCAGTCTATGCCAAGCGTTGTCGCGGCGCCATGACACGCTGCATCATCCAAAACAAATGGCACCAGCCCGATGAACTCCTTGCTTTCAACGAAGCAGGCTTCAGCTATCAGCCGCATTACGGCGATGAACTTCATCCGCATTTCATATTCAAACAAACATAA
- a CDS encoding peroxiredoxin, whose protein sequence is MIEIGQRLPEVLGVDQDGKEWKLSDFNGKKLVLYIYPKDSTPGCTNEACNLRDNYKRFISEGYAVLGCSTQDAKSHHKFIEKYDLPFPLLCDTELKLVQELGVYGEKKMAGRTYMGVYRTTFITDTEGTVTRIIGPKEIKVKAHAEQIL, encoded by the coding sequence ATGATTGAAATAGGACAAAGACTTCCCGAGGTTTTAGGCGTTGACCAAGACGGTAAGGAATGGAAACTGAGTGATTTTAATGGCAAGAAATTAGTGCTGTACATCTATCCGAAGGACTCTACCCCAGGCTGTACCAACGAGGCGTGTAACCTCCGTGACAACTACAAGCGCTTCATTTCAGAAGGTTATGCCGTATTGGGATGCAGCACACAGGATGCCAAATCGCACCATAAGTTCATTGAAAAATACGACCTTCCTTTCCCACTTCTCTGCGACACAGAACTCAAACTCGTGCAGGAACTCGGTGTATATGGCGAGAAAAAGATGGCCGGACGCACATACATGGGCGTGTACCGCACCACCTTTATCACGGATACCGAGGGCACAGTGACCCGCATCATCGGACCAAAAGAAATCAAAGTGAAGGCTCACGCCGAGCAGATTTTGTAG